One part of the Sorangiineae bacterium MSr11954 genome encodes these proteins:
- a CDS encoding TetR/AcrR family transcriptional regulator encodes MTERGRPRAFDRDVALRQAMQIFWERGYEGTSVADLTDAIGITKPSLYAAFGCKEELFREAVALYDALEGGDPMRALQGGRTAREAVEEMLRSNVKGFTDPKKPSGCMIVLAATLGTPENKEVRDFLVKCRQDSLDAIRARMDRGVSDGDLPKRTDTKALATFYTTILEGLSIRARDGSSLETLRTVVDCAMHAWDTVVKGPARRAKVSRALP; translated from the coding sequence ATGACCGAGCGGGGCCGTCCGCGCGCGTTCGACCGAGACGTGGCGCTGAGGCAAGCGATGCAAATCTTCTGGGAGCGCGGCTACGAAGGGACGTCGGTGGCCGATCTCACGGACGCCATCGGCATCACCAAACCGAGCCTCTATGCGGCGTTTGGCTGCAAAGAGGAGCTGTTTCGCGAGGCGGTGGCGCTCTATGACGCGCTGGAGGGCGGGGATCCGATGCGCGCGCTGCAAGGAGGGCGCACCGCGCGCGAGGCGGTCGAGGAGATGTTGCGGAGCAATGTGAAGGGCTTCACCGATCCGAAAAAGCCGAGCGGCTGCATGATCGTGCTGGCGGCCACCCTCGGCACCCCGGAGAACAAAGAGGTGCGCGACTTTCTCGTGAAGTGCCGGCAAGACTCGCTCGATGCCATTCGCGCACGCATGGATCGCGGGGTGTCCGACGGCGATTTGCCGAAGCGCACCGATACGAAGGCGCTCGCCACCTTCTACACCACGATTTTGGAGGGCCTTTCCATTCGCGCGCGCGACGGCTCCTCCCTCGAAACCTTGCGCACGGTCGTCGATTGCGCGATGCACGCGTGGGATACGGTGGTGAAAGGGCCTGCGCGCCGCGCGAAGGTGAGCCGCGCACTCCCCTGA